Below is a window of Lodderomyces elongisporus chromosome 3, complete sequence DNA.
ATGGATAAAGTGTTGTTAACTGTAGGAGCGAAAGCAGAGCAGAGCAAATAGTATAtgatttatatatatataaaaaaagtaacaCTTTGTTAATCAAAAAATGGGGaaccgaaaaaaaaaaaaaaataagagaaCTGTGTAAGTCATAATTAGTAGTAAATTACCTCCCACTTGATCATTTTATAGATAATCAGAAGGTGTGAGGAAGTGGAATGTTTTAGCGTGTAGTTGAACAACAGAGTTGGTCAAAGTTTCGTGATGataattttatttaatttaaaaacatctttatttattgtgCTGTAGTACACGACACAATTTATTTAgcttatttattttatcacGTGATTACAAATCCAGAGCAAATTTTacttattattattatttatttattaatattTATTAATAGTTATTTAAATTACTATTATCGAATTTCGAATACGGAATTAGCGAGGCAAACCATGATATTTTCCAAGACAATTAACATAGCGAACTACATTTTCCGCTTTATAATTTAATCTCACTcattcttaattttttggccttttcttttccttttgcttttcttttctccccAACTACtgaatttgttttctattttttggtttaaaCAATATATCTCAATAATTAATTCACTCATCATGGAACATCCAGCATTCACTTTATCAGGGCTTTGCGCCATTGGAGGAATTATGGGCTATGTCCGTAAAGGATCACTCCCCTCCCTCATTGCCGGTACTGCCGTCTCTGTCTTGTATGGCTACTCTGGCTACTTGTTGAAGCAAAATGCCAACTACGGAATCGAATTGGCTCTTGGTACAAGCTCCATCTTGTTGGTTGCAGGTTTGGCAAGAGCCATCCCCACAGGTTTCCAGAAACCAGTTCCCTTaatcttgctcttgcttgGAAGTGTGTCAACTGGATATTACTTTAAAAAGTACAATGATTTCTACCCAATCTTTAAAACAGATTAAAACAAGGTAGGATCTACTACTTTAAACCTTTTTATCGATAAATGAGCCTTGCTTGTACTTATCTTTTAAATTTGgggtaatttttttgtttggtgtGGGAGCTGGTAGCTGGGAGCTGGGAGAGGAGAGAGTGGACAAGAAGAACTTGGCAAAGAATCGAGTTGAAACAATCAAATGAATGTGGACTTAGGAGTATTGTAAATAGATGATTAATCAATGTATCAATTAGAAACATTCTTGATTACTCTGAGTCAATTGGCTctaccctttttttttttttgtttgttcgtTTTTGATACAATGTAGATTTGTCAGAGACTTGggacaaaataaaaagataaaaaaatgaaaggaATATTGTATTGCAAATCTCTACTATATATGTAATTTGtataaatgaataaataaataagcAAGTAAAAGCACAATACCAAACTGGCAAACCGGGGAACTAAAGTAAGAATAAATCATGCAAATGGGTGGGTCTCCTAAAAGTCGTAATCATGGATGAATAGATgatgaaggaaaaagaaagaaataaataaataaataaataaataaaggaaTAAGTTAAGAAAAGTCGTTCATGTCTATGCTTgtaattgtttgttttctttttctcttctttgcTTAGTTCAAGTCAATGGCTGAGAGTTTTCTAACTGGCAAAAGCTCTTCTCCGTCATTAACAGCAACTTGAGAATCGTGATCATCAATGGCAGCCAAAGGCTTCAACAACGAAGTACCTCCACTATTGGCTCTTCCTCTCAAGCTGGCCAAAGTTTCGGAAATGCTACTTTGTCTGCTCAGCTTGGCAGTTAGTTTTGGCGATGAGACAGGTGAAACGTTGGGGATAACAAATGGCTCACTGGCTTCTGAGGTTAATGATAAAAATGTAGATGACAttgctgttttttttttggagttgTAGTATGTATATGACTTGTAACACAATTGTAACACGAGATTGTAGATAATAGTTtaaaaggaagaaggaagaaaaaaatgaaaagggTATAGATcagaaagaagatgaaagaGGAAAACTTATGGGGTATTTATACATCAATGCTAAAGCAAggattgttttttttgttgtccCATATTTCTACAAGTAAATTCTGTGGAGAAAGGAGGGAAGAAGGTTTGGAGATGTAAAGGTGTATACACAcatcacacacacacacacatgtGGTATGATGAAATGTTAGAGaaacaagtttttttttttgtggttagaaagaaagataagGCGGTGTGGGCTGTATTCTGAATACAATGGAGTTTAATATCCGAAACTATTCTGTACAAAGATCTTCCCCACTTACATCATACATTGCCGATTCACAagttctctctctttctctttctctttcgcCCATACATTAATTCTTCAtaataaaacaataataaatGACTCTctgtatttattttatttattatttattatttatttttttattaactttgctgtctctctctctctctctgtgtgtgtgtgttctTTGTATGACCAATGATGTAACCGTTGtagtacaaaaaaaaacaataattatttaatataatatttttttgaccggtgtttttgtgtaattTAAGAGTACGGGGTAGATGTCACAGGAAGGAGATACGATGCATCCACACATCCATActtgaagaaacaaaaaaacagcataagtttcttctttcttattACCCGTGATTTTCTGTACCATTCGGAGATTAGATTCCGtggaagaaggagagaaacaacgaaagaaaataaagatttctttttttataattagAAGAAGTCTTTACATAACAAAACCTCCCTCAACTCTGCAGAAAGAGATGAGAACAAGCTGTGGCAATTCTTTGCTGGGTGTTGCTGACAAATTGTACTTTAGTACCACAGTCTCTGCGTATCTGCACTGCACAGTCAACGCCTCTAATTAACTATaactttcactttcaccTTCACTTGCTTTTCTTCCCATATTCCCCTTACTCTctcttcccccccccctcgcCCCTTTTGAACCGATAACCTTTTTGGAGTCTCAAATTCCGTATAGCCGAGATGTTTGTAAAAGagttcaaaaaaaaaaaattagaatagaaagaaaaggggaagagggagggggggaaaggaaaagagataCACTTTGTTGTATAAAGTTCAAGATAAGAAACACATtacattttccaaaacctaCACTCTTGATTTCGCCCTTGATGgatatatattttcttttttggaataATTATCAATACTTTTCACACTGATgaaatatgtatatttgaAAGAGATAAAGAGTGGTATTCCTCGTTTCGTTGAActataatctttttttttgtcttctttattcttgtcttctttatttttgcctTTTATGTTATCAATCTTTGCCCTCATTCCACGGTTATAATTAAACTTGAGATTTGTGATTATTGCCAGCTGTTATTGCCTTCTATTGCTTATATTTCTTCTTATTCTCGgatattctctttttctatttcccATTTGTGTAAAGACAATTATGTAATGTATACCACGACTATCATCGCTAACTTGCATTCTTgaaaacacacaaaaacGGAACGGATTATCCTCAAGCTAGATGTAGGATATCTGAATTTGGAAAGTATAGTCCGAAAACAATAATGAATAGTTTTACATTGATAAAAACTTAGGGAAAGCTATCGGTTCAATTTGGTCTATGAAAATCGGGTTGTTGAATCTACATTTTCACTCTTTACAACACAAGAAATAATAATCgaaataaatagaaaacaaatgatAAAACAGGGCAAACAAACTGGTGTTTACGCCAACTCTGAAATATTTACCGAAAAACATCAGTTTTAACCAGtatatgaaaaaattggCAACTACGAAACTGAGTACACGTATACACGATATAAACacacctttttttttctctttctatcCCACTACATACAAGTCATCAAGTAgtatattatattttttttcatctcaTTTCCTCTTTAGCACTCTTTCTCATCTGCTATATacttttccctcttttttatttttcttactACTGCAAGtgaattgttgttgcaaatgAAATGGTAGCTCATACTTGAACAAGTTAGGGTTATACCCTATTTTGTTGCagtttattatttattttttcttctttttctttctctttgtctttacTCTATCTGCGAACATTTCGAAATTTTTCACATTCCACTACTCTCAAGCAGTGCGCATCGTACGGggaaaacgaaaaatagaaaatggaaaattcACAATAGAGCtatccaaaacaaaaccttcaaattcttcttagtttttttttttttcattctttttttggtttgatcTTAGTATAACCTGAACCATCCCGGAAAccccacaacaacaacaacatcaacaacaacaatggtCAACGCAATCTtgtcaaagaaaaagaagttaGTAGCTGACGGTGTCTTCTACGCTGAATTGAACGAATTCTTCACCAGAGAATTGGCCGAACAAGGATATGCTGGTGTCGAAGTCAGAAAGACTCCAtcaaaattggaaatcaTCGTCAAGGCTTCAAACACTCAAGGTGTCCTTGGTGAACAAGGTAGAAGAATCCACGAATTGACCTCATTGATTGTCAAGAGATTCAAATTGTCACCAGAAGGTATTGCCATCTACGCTGAAAGAGTTGAAGAAAGAGGTCTTTCTGCTGCTGTCCAAGCTGAAGCTTTGAAGGCTAAATTGTTGAACGGTTTGCCAATCAGAAGAGCCGCTTACGGTGTCTTGAGATTCGCCATGGGTGCCGGTGCTAAGGGTGTCGAAGTTGTCATCTCTGGTAAATTGAGAGCTGCTAGAGCCAAGTCACAAAAATACGCTGACGGTTTCATGATCCACTCTGGTCAACCAACCAACGACTTTATTGACATTGCTATCAGACACGTCTTGATGAGACAAGGTGTCTTGGGTGTCAAGGTTAAGATTATGAAGGACCCAGCTCAAAACAGATTCGGTCCAAGAGCTTTGCCAGATGCTGTCAAGATTGCTGAAGCTAAGGACGAAGACGAAGTTGTCCCAGCTCCATACGTCAAGAACTACAAGCAAAAACCAGAAGAAGTTGAAGCTGTTGCTGAGTCAGCTGAAGTCGAAGCTGCTGCTTAAGTTTAAACCAAAGctcatgttttttttttaaaacttTAGCGTGCATCTGCATGTAtctatatgtatgtatgtatgtatatatgtatctGTATATGTGCATTTTTCACTTTATTGAACTTTGAATCTATCTGGAATAGagttttattgttgttttttttttcataagAGCAGTAGTTTGTATTGAATTCTCTAATGTACcaaagaatgaaaataatGATGGATTCCGCCAACACATTGTTTAGCTTCTTACTCGATTGTTTCAACGATAGATTAGAGTAAACTCTGGTTTTTCTCGTTAAGACCATCtatcttgttttgttgttttttcttttgtttcttgttttttatttttgtttttgtttacttttctattctttttttcaaatttttcattaatattagtagtagtgaAAATAACAAGAGCAGTACAAACTATTCTATAAACTTCGTTAGTCTATGTAAGCAGATAAGCAAGGTGTAAttatcaatatatatataatatatataatatatatatattcaccTTGCTAACTCATCCAAATGCCGTTAAACGTCTCCAACCCATGCTCTGGCGTTTTTAAACAACTCGACCCATGGACCGTAAGCACCCCATTCTTCACCTTGAGCAGGTGGGTAGAATGAGTTAGCTTCCTTACGCGTGACTCTTTCAGGGTGAGGCATCATTGCTAAAACTCTACCATTCTTGGAACTGATACCAGCAATACCCTTTGGAGAACCATTTGGATTGAATGGATAATTTTGAGTAACATTACCATAATTATCCACGTAATGAACAACATCCAAATTGAAACTTTCTGCATCCTCGGCCGACTTGAATTGGGCGCGACCCTCACCGTGCGCCACTGCAATGGGCAATTTAGAGCCTTTcatgttttgcaaaaagatGGAGTTATTCTTTTCGCTTGCCTCAACTTCAACCATAACAAACCTAGCCTCGTATTGTTCAGACAAGTTTCTCTCAAACGTTGGCCAGTGATCAGAGCCTGGAATCAATTCAGCAATTCGACTAAAAAATTGACAACCATTACAAGCACCAAAGGCAAATGtgtcttctctttcttggaAAAACTTTTTAAATTCACTTCTCGCGCGTTCATTGAACAACACTGATTTGGCCCAACCTGCACCTGCACCCAAGACATCACCATATGAGAACCCACCACATGCAGCTAAACCAACAAAGTCATCAAGTGTAACTCTGCCGTCCAAAATGTCCGACATTGTAACGTCAAAAACATCAAATCCGGCTTGCAAGAAACTCCATGCCATCTCCTGTTGAGAATTGACACCTTGCTCCCTCAAAATGGCAACCTTGGGTCTTGTATTGTATGTTTTACGATCTGATGGGTTAAATGTCAACTGATACTGAATACCAGGATCCTTGTTATCTTCAATTGCTTTATATTCTTGTTCAGAAGTTAAAGGATTGTCTCTCAATTTCTGAATATGGTAAGAAGTGTTGCTCCATAATTTTTGCAAGTCGGAACGAGATGAAGTGTAGATTGGAGTTCCGTTATATGAGATGTTTACTGACTGGTCACCACCAAAGTTTGGTCTTCCAACAACTTTAACATACTCTTCATCGACTCCATTAGTCTTCAATACTTCCTTAAATTGAATCAAGTCTTGGAATTTGATTTGGAACACAGCTCCCAATTCCTCATTAAACAACTCAACAAACTTGTCATCTTCACCACTCAATGCAATGTCTAATCCACATCTACCTGCGAATGCCATCTCCAAAACAGTGGTCAATAAACCACCCTCGGATCTATCGTGATATGCCAAAACAGGAAACTGTTTGTGTAGCACAACCAAGGATTGAAGGAACGATTTCAAGACTTTATTAGAGTGCACGGTAGGTGCTGAGTCGCCAACTTCTTTGTAAACTTGAGCCAATGCAGAGCCACCAAGAGActttttctgttcttttgCAGCCAAGTCGACGAGAACCAAGACTGTGTCATCAACAGGCAAAAGTTGTGGCGTCCAAGTTCTCGAGGTGTTGTCGACTGGAGCAAATGCTGTGACTGTTAATGCTAATGGAGCTGTAACCTCCTTGTCATCCCATTTCATCTTCATACTCATGGAATCTTTACCTACCGGAATGGAGATTCCCAAGTCAGGACACAACTCCATTCCAATAGCTTGCACAGCTTCATACAACTTGGCACCTTCACCTGGGTGATTGGCTGCTGACATCCAGTTTGCTGAAAGCTTAACATGCTCCAATGAGGAAACATCTGCAGCAAAAAGATTCAACAATGACTCAGCAACACACATCTTGGCcgaagcagcagcagaaaTGAGAGCCAAATTAGGTTTTTCACCCATGGCCATTGCTTCACCGGTTGCCAATACAGTGTCACCTAAAGAAGTTGCAGTAACaccaacatcagcaactgGAACTTGCCATGGACCAACCATTTGATCACGATCCACCAAACCGGTAATGAAA
It encodes the following:
- the RPS3 gene encoding 40S ribosomal protein S3 (BUSCO:EOG092647L7); this encodes MVNAILSKKKKLVADGVFYAELNEFFTRELAEQGYAGVEVRKTPSKLEIIVKASNTQGVLGEQGRRIHELTSLIVKRFKLSPEGIAIYAERVEERGLSAAVQAEALKAKLLNGLPIRRAAYGVLRFAMGAGAKGVEVVISGKLRAARAKSQKYADGFMIHSGQPTNDFIDIAIRHVLMRQGVLGVKVKIMKDPAQNRFGPRALPDAVKIAEAKDEDEVVPAPYVKNYKQKPEEVEAVAESAEVEAAA